The DNA sequence TTTTGAAACAAATAATAGCTTTTTGCATAACCATTTGATAACTAACCCTGCAACGAGGGAATTAAAGAAAGTACCATTGCCACCACCGTGGAGGCTACAAAGGGAGCCTGATTTTTTGGACTATTatggttttggatttgattacTCCACTAATCAATACAAGGTGGTTAACATGCAGGTATATGTCATTTATGGGATTGTGTTTAGTGTCTATACATTGGAAACTAGTTCTTGGCGACGAGTTGAGGGTGAATTTCTCTACTTTCCTATGAGTACAGGTGGAATCGTGCTGAATGGCCATGTTCATTGGTTGGCCAAGTGTGAGGCCAAACAAGATCCACCATTGTTGATTATATCTTTTAATTTAGCAAAGGAGGAGGTCAGAGAAATTCCACTACCAGCCATACGACGAGAATATAGATCGATTAGGGGTCTTTAGAAATTGGCTATGTATCACATTAGAACGAGGAGGATGGAAATCTACTGAGTTTTGGGTCATGAAGGAATATGGAGTGTGGGAGTCTTGGACTAAAATGCAGGTCTCCAAACCATATCAGGAATTATCACATTCCGGTTTCTGGACAGAATCACATGATCTGTTGGTGTTTGATAAGTCATCATTGGTTATGTACAATTTTAATGATGGAACATTTTGTAATCTATCGAATGGTGATATTACCACAGCTGATGGTTATTTTGGTAGCTTCGGTATCTATGTGGAGAGTCTTGCTTCCAATGCTTCGCTTAAGAACATGAGAGAAGTAGAGAAGATTGATGAATCCACTCCTCAATGGCATCCTTGACTACTTTGTTTCTTCTCGATCTCTTTAGCATAACCTAGCTTTGCGATTTCAATGCGAGGCTCTTGTACGTACATTGATTAGTTTGCTTATTGGTTTCCATTGTTAATTTTGTTAATCGATCGAATAGTTTCTAGTTTGCTGTAATTTGTTAAAGAAGCGTGGATTATAGTGTTGTTTTCTCTGCATGTGGTCTACTTACAATACATGGAATGCATGGAGATTAGGTGATCACGCCATTAATTACGACGGGGACTGTTATTTTCTATTTCATTTTACTCTATACAATAATAGTTAGTTGGGCCATCATTCTGTCCCATTTTGATATTTGTTGGGCTGGTCCATTTTGCAAACTAGTCTAAGGCCCAATAGTCCAAAAACCGACCCTTGAGAATATAAAACCCTTGAGGTTGCAGTTGCACGGCAGTGAGGGCTTGATCAATTGAACTCTGCTTCTCCCGCTCTCAAGAAGCAGAAGAACCCTAAAGGTACGATCTTGATACCATTCCTGTTCCCTTAGTTGGTCTGCTTATACCATTTCTTCCTAGTGTTATCTGTTCTTGATTTGATGACTAAATTGAAAACTTTGTTATAGTTTTTGGTTCACTTCAAGTTCCAATTGTTGTCTCTGTCATTTGTGGGTTTCTGAAAAATTTAGAATTCATTATATGATGGCCAGTGTATAGAATCGCTAAGGCTTTCTCTTTCATTGCATGACAACAAGTACTTGCGCTATTTCAATGACCATGATCTGGTTTCTAAAGTGATTGGCATGTTTTACTCAAATGGGCTTGTGCTATTGAGCTATTCAATGTACATGTCTGTGTAACTGATGAAATATCTctttttctattgtttgtttcTAGGGTTGTCTTACTTAGCTTGTACTGTTCTCACAAGGATTGCATGTGCGGTTGGGAGCTTTATTTTTGCATATCTGTATGACAAAATTAGCATTGTTGATTTGGTTATATAAATCTTCTTGGGGTCCTTTTAATATCTGTTGAGGGTATTCATAGTCTAAAGAGAATCTATACACAGTAGGAATGGAAGCCGTGCTGTCCTATTTGATGTTACTTATGTCTTGTCATGATGCATCAGGTTTAGGGGAGAAGCTGATTTTGTGTGAAGATGGAAGACCAGGGCCAGTTTAA is a window from the Rosa chinensis cultivar Old Blush chromosome 2, RchiOBHm-V2, whole genome shotgun sequence genome containing:
- the LOC112183520 gene encoding F-box/kelch-repeat protein At3g06240, with protein sequence MEDRRVKLTGNQNVDLPAEIIDEILSRLPVKPLCRFKCVSKSWRSLISDPDFIAMHSSKAFEIKDVLSQRLKLLFTDWESDCVYCLDVGQLLNHNHNVEVDGLVATSAELDFVFDNLPRRGGYNCTGLVHTCNNFLFFQITDPFETNNSFLHNHLITNPATRELKKVPLPPPWRLQREPDFLDYYGFGFDYSTNQYKVVNMQVYVIYGIVFSVYTLETSSWRRVEGEFLYFPMSTGGIVLNGHVHWLAKCEAKQDPPLLIISFNLAKEEVSKPYQELSHSGFWTESHDLLVFDKSSLVMYNFNDGTFCNLSNGDITTADGYFGSFGIYVESLASNASLKNMREVEKIDESTPQWHP